A genomic segment from Modestobacter roseus encodes:
- a CDS encoding recombinase family protein, protein MDLVYERVSTTQRDLDRQVDALTTAGVAPEWIWLDRKSGATTDCPGLTALLALARPVDESVVNTLDRLGRTVCDTPNRATT, encoded by the coding sequence GTGGATCTTGTGTATGAGCGGGTCTCGACGACCCAGCGGGATCTCGACCGCCAGGTCGACGCCCTCACGACCGCCGGCGTCGCTCCCGAGTGGATCTGGCTGGACAGGAAGTCCGGCGCTACCACCGACTGCCCCGGGCTGACCGCACTCCTGGCCCTCGCCCGTCCCGTCGATGAGTCCGTCGTGAACACCCTCGACCGACTCGGCCGCACCGTTTGCGACACCCCGAACCGAGCCACGACCTGA